Proteins found in one Deltaproteobacteria bacterium genomic segment:
- a CDS encoding cytoplasmic protein, protein MNSNFRAPIRKNKRPAQYDQFEATELYCPRCRQAMPVRKRLLLVLPEGDKYEYRCAACLTTVGDKIEKNSEGVRLVVE, encoded by the coding sequence ATGAATTCTAACTTTCGGGCCCCCATACGAAAAAATAAAAGACCGGCCCAATATGACCAATTCGAAGCCACCGAACTGTATTGCCCAAGGTGCCGACAGGCTATGCCGGTCCGTAAAAGGCTGTTGCTGGTTCTGCCGGAAGGGGACAAGTATGAATATCGATGTGCGGCCTGTCTGACCACTGTGGGCGATAAGATAGAAAAAAACAGCGAGGGAGTCAGGCTGGTTGTGGAGTAA